The Cucumis melo cultivar AY chromosome 5, USDA_Cmelo_AY_1.0, whole genome shotgun sequence genome has a segment encoding these proteins:
- the LOC103491419 gene encoding protein FANTASTIC FOUR 3, which translates to MAVCKSPQHIFENQFPENQTLLESVMSSWSQNVVNPVKQTQGSSFSEVFGDLYTKDGLSSQLHEPNLLSSSIDSSQMSTNKNQNKKENKKEEYPFSFPLGNNHYSSCSKIDVGFSLVKSESLQLCTEGLGSESSDDVEENFQVETIKEEKMVSASVKHVASGTSSGELRRSRTSRQAFPPPLSFIGKSAKTGVRFTSYRQDGRFVLKEIRIPTQEFLQARREDGRLKLQIVQPNDYIMEEDDEEFEEHDDDEAENEKIEEEN; encoded by the coding sequence ATGGCTGTCTGTAAAAGCCCTCAACACATCTTTGAAAACCAGTTCCCTGAAAACCAAACCCTTCTTGAGTCAGTCATGTCATCATGGAGCCAGAATGTTGTTAATCCTGTCAAGCAAACTCAGGGGTCTTCATTCTCTGAGGTATTTGGTGACCTCTATACCAAAGACGGTTTGTCTTCACAGTTACATGAGCCAAATTTATTATCTTCTTCCATAGATTCAAGCCAAATGTCAACAAACAAAAACCAGAACaagaaggaaaataagaaagaagagTACCCTTTTTCATTCCCTCTTGGAAACAATCATTATTCCAGCTGCAGCAAGATTGATGTTGGGTTTTCCTTGGTGAAGTCAGAAAGTCTACAACTTTGTACAGAGGGATTGGGGTCAGAAAGTTCAGATGATGTCGAGGAGAACTTTCAAGTTGAGACgatcaaagaagagaaaatggtgAGTGCTTCTGTCAAGCATGTTGCATCTGGGACTTCAAGTGGGGAACTTAGGAGGTCAAGGACGAGTAGACAAGCTTTCCCTCCACCTTTATCTTTCATAGGAAAGAGTGCAAAGACAGGAGTTCGCTTCACTTCGTATAGACAAGATGGAAGGTTTGTCTTGAAAGAAATAAGAATTCCCACTCAGGAATTTCTACAAGCGCGTAGAGAGGATGGACGTTTGAAACTGCAAATTGTTCAACCGAATGATTATATCATGGAAGAGGATGATGAAGAATTTGAAGAGCACGATGATGATGAAGCAGAGaatgaaaaaattgaagaagaaaattaa
- the LOC103491418 gene encoding rho GTPase-activating protein 1: protein MTEVVLHSPSHFASSRRRVSSSSSSPSTVTVTCPTPPNDGSLLVNMHPQTPTSPSSSSSSSSVNGDGDGDVTVMECEVEEVVGKDRFKQRRDQLSLLALVVTLFRKSLIACKSDRRELCAMEIGWPTNVRHVAHVTFDRFNGFLGLPVEFEPEVPRRAPSASTTVFGVSTESMQLSYDSRGNSVPTILILMQHCLYAQGGLQAEGIFRINAENSQEEYVRDQLNQGVVPDDIDVHCLAGLIKAWFRELPAGILDSLSPEEVMECQTEEECADLIRHLPPSEASLLDWAINLMADVVQQEHFNKMNARNIAMVFAPNMTQMADPLTALMYAVQVMNFLRMLILRTLRGREDSILDSAATHLEPPDESGHQSPSQPCLGNTITVFQVAEQTMPEFFAEPPVLETYSDCNKGARLSDGDVFSLSHVKKLLPNRYRSLRNAQEDKEAVAGNDMKAEVVIQTDLSNVPNLKKETNKLNNQNSVFQVLAPVPVEKRLSNLSCINSWTERIEAWR from the exons ATGACCGAGGTTGTTCTTCATTCCCCTTCTCATTTTGCTTCATCCCGCAGAagggtttcttcttcttcttcttcgccttccacggTTACTGTTACATGTCCAACGCCTCCCAATGATGGATCTCTCCTTGTCAACATGCATCCTCAAACACCcacttccccttcttcttcttcttcttcttcttctgtaaATGGGGATGGGGATGGGGATGTTACCGTGATGGAATGTGAAGTGGAGGAGGTGGTGGGGAAGGACCGGTTTAAGCAAAGAAGAGATCAGCTCTCATTGTTGGCTTTAGTTGTAACCCTTTTCAGGAAATCTTTAATTGCTTGCAAGAGTGATAGAAGAGAGCTATGTGCAATGGAGATCGGTTGGCCGACTAATGTACGCCATGTCGCCCATGTTACTTTTGATAGGTTTAATGGATTCTTGGGTTTGCCTGTTGAGTTTGAACCAGAAGTGCCTCGCAGGGCTCCAAGTGCTAG CACCACGGTGTTTGGAGTTTCAACTGAATCCATGCAACTGTCATATGACTCGAGAGGGAATAGCGTGCCAACAATTCTTATACTAATGCAACACTGTCTGTATGCTCAAGGTGGCTTGCAG GCTGAAGGTATTTTCAGAATTAATGCAGAAAACAGTCAAGAGGAGTATGTACGTGATCAGTTAAATCAAGGAGTGGTACCCGACGACATTGATGTACATTGTTTAGCTGGCCTTATCAAG GCTTGGTTCAGAGAACTCCCAGCTGGGATTTTGGATTCTCTGTCGCCCGAGGAGGTCATGGAGTGCCAGACAGAAGAAGAATGTGCTGACCTAATAAGGCATCTACCTCCTAGTGAAGCTTCTCTGCTGGATTGGGCAATCAACCTAATGGCAGATGTTGTCCAGCAGGAACATTTCAACAAAATGAATGCTCGCAACATCGCTATGGTTTTTGCACCAAATATGACTCAG ATGGCCGACCCTTTGACGGCATTGATGTATGCCGTCCAAGTTATGAACTTTCTCAGGATGCTCATCTTAAGGACACTCCGGGGAAGGGAAGACTCCATTCTCGACTCCGCTGCTACACATTTAGAGCCGCCTGATGAGAGTGGCCACCAGAGTCCTTCACAGCCCTGCCTTGGAAATACCATCACTGTATTTCAGGTGGCAGAGCAAACCATGCCTGAATTTTTTGCAGAACCGCCTGTTCTAGAAACGTATTCCGACTGTAACAAAGGTGCACGTCTTTCTGATGGAGATGTTTTTTCTTTAAGCCACGTCAAGAAACTGTTACCTAATCGATATAGATCTTTACGGAATGCCCAAGAAGACAAAGAAGCTGTTGCAGGCAATGACATGAAGGCAGAAGTTGTAATCCAAACTGATCTATCAAATGTTCCTAATCTGAAAAAGGAAACTAACAAACTAAATAACCAGAACTCTGTATTCCAAGTCTTGGCACCGGTACCGGTAGAGAAGCGGCTCAGCAACCTTAGTTGTATAAATTCATGGACAGAGCGAATTGAAGCTTGGCGATAA
- the LOC103491417 gene encoding uncharacterized protein LOC103491417, with translation MGLFLSFTILTLSLQSTAHLSISLILSLTLLSQNLTDPSFLLPPAKKMGKKRNWSWSSALVGAASAVAATAIISAKPKDPTFHLISIKFTSFKLKPPVVDAELILTVHVTNPNVAPIHYSSTAMSIFYEGSLLGSAQVDAGSQQPRSCQVLRLPARLDGLKLAHHGSRFISDVAKREMVLDASVDIGGFAKVLWWSHKFKVHVDSHLTVDPVFLDVLDQENTSQLELFLN, from the coding sequence ATGGGCCTATTTTTGTCATTTACTATTCTCACTCTGTCACTACAGTCTACAGCTCATCTTTCCATTTCCTTAATTCTCTCTCTAACTTTACTTTCTCAAAATCTCACCGATCCTTCCTTCCTCCTTCCTCCGGCGAAGAAGATGGGGAAAAAACGTAACTGGAGCTGGAGCTCCGCTCTTGTCGGAGCGGCGTCGGCAGTTGCAGCCACGGCGATCATTTCCGCAAAGCCCAAGGACCCCACCTTCCACTTGATCTCAATTAAGTTCACTTCCTTCAAGCTCAAACCGCCGGTGGTGGACGCGGAGCTCATCCTCACCGTCCACGTCACCAACCCCAACGTCGCTCCCATCCACTACTCCTCCACCGCTATGTCCATTTTCTACGAGGGTTCCCTCCTCGGCTCGGCCCAGGTCGATGCCGGTTCGCAGCAGCCCCGGTCGTGTCAGGTTCTACGTCTTCCAGCCCGGCTCGACGGCCTGAAACTGGCCCACCACGGCAGCCGGTTCATCTCCGACGTGGCCAAGCGAGAGATGGTTCTGGATGCGAGTGTGGACATTGGGGGTTTTGCGAAAGTGCTGTGGTGGAGTCACAAATTCAAGGTCCACGTGGACAGCCATCTCACCGTTGATCCCGTCTTCCTTGATGTCCTTGATCAGGAAAACACTTCTCAACTTGAGCTCTTTCTTAATTAA